The following coding sequences are from one Polynucleobacter sp. JS-JIR-II-50 window:
- the leuS gene encoding leucine--tRNA ligase, with the protein MSKDYDYRSIEAAAQADWESAQVYQVAENAVDAQGKQKPKYYACSMLPYPSGKLHMGHVRNYTINDVMARQLRMQGFNVLMPMGWDAFGMPAENAAIQNKVPPAKWTYDNIAYMKKQMAAMGLAIDWSREVATCSPDYYRWNQWLFLKMLEKGIAYRKTQVVNWDPIDQTVLANEQVIDGRGWRSGALVEKREIPGYYFNITAYAEPLLSGLDGLGWPERVKTMQQNWIGKSRGVRFAFKHDIADDHGNFIQDGLLYVFTTRADTIMGVTFCAVAAEHPLAAKAATNNPELAAFIEKCKTGSVIEADLATQEKEGMFTGLYVTHPLTHEPVPVWVGNYVLMSYGDGAVMGVPAHDERDFAFALKYDLPIKQVIALQGESPMFNTTRWEDWYAQKEGVVCFNSAQFDGLSHEEAVSAVAKELEKLGIGEIKTTYRLRDWGISRQRYWGTPIPIIHCGDEGNPGCGAVPVPEADLPVVLPEDCVPDGSGNPLNKRADFLNVKCPKCGKPARRETDTMDTFVDSSWYFMRYTGPNAKTMVDERNEYWMPMDQYIGGIEHAILHLLYARFWTKVMRDLNLITFDEPFQNLLTQGMVLNETYYSEDASGKKTWLNPLDVELDLDEKGRPQGAKLIGDASNAPVIIGGVEKMSKSKNNGVDPQSLIDQYGADTARLFVMFAAPPEQQLEWSGAGVDGASRFLRRVWMYSNTQAGALRDASDSLPSNLSDAEKELRREVHTILKQANFDYQRRQYNTVVSAAMKMLNILEPIKLDQGATISAPVLRECLSILLRVLYPVVPHLTHVLWKDVGYAKSFGPLLDASWPSVDEAALIQTEITLMLQINGKLRGDIKVPADASKEQVESLALQSEPAQKALNGNSPKKVIVVPGRLVNIVA; encoded by the coding sequence ATGAGTAAGGATTACGACTACCGCAGTATTGAAGCGGCAGCGCAAGCTGATTGGGAAAGTGCGCAAGTCTATCAAGTGGCAGAGAACGCAGTGGATGCGCAGGGCAAGCAGAAGCCAAAGTACTATGCCTGCTCAATGTTGCCTTACCCATCTGGCAAGCTCCACATGGGGCACGTGCGCAACTACACCATTAACGATGTAATGGCGCGCCAGCTTCGCATGCAAGGCTTTAATGTTCTCATGCCTATGGGTTGGGATGCTTTTGGGATGCCCGCTGAAAATGCAGCGATTCAGAATAAAGTGCCCCCCGCTAAGTGGACCTACGACAACATTGCTTACATGAAAAAGCAAATGGCTGCGATGGGTTTAGCAATTGATTGGTCACGTGAAGTTGCTACCTGTAGCCCTGATTACTATCGTTGGAACCAGTGGCTCTTTTTAAAGATGCTCGAAAAGGGTATCGCCTATCGTAAAACGCAAGTCGTGAATTGGGATCCAATTGATCAAACGGTTTTAGCGAATGAGCAAGTGATTGATGGTCGTGGTTGGCGCTCTGGCGCTTTAGTAGAGAAGCGCGAGATCCCTGGTTATTACTTCAATATCACTGCGTATGCAGAACCATTGCTTTCTGGTTTAGATGGCTTGGGTTGGCCTGAGCGTGTCAAGACCATGCAGCAAAACTGGATTGGTAAAAGTCGGGGCGTACGCTTTGCTTTTAAGCATGATATTGCTGACGATCACGGTAACTTTATTCAAGATGGTCTTTTGTATGTGTTCACCACCCGTGCAGATACCATCATGGGCGTTACGTTCTGTGCGGTAGCGGCTGAGCACCCGTTGGCTGCTAAAGCAGCTACTAACAATCCCGAGCTTGCCGCATTCATTGAGAAATGCAAAACAGGTAGCGTGATCGAGGCTGATTTAGCTACCCAAGAAAAAGAGGGAATGTTCACTGGTTTGTATGTCACGCATCCATTGACGCACGAGCCAGTCCCAGTTTGGGTCGGTAACTACGTATTAATGTCTTATGGCGATGGCGCAGTGATGGGTGTCCCTGCGCACGACGAGCGCGATTTTGCTTTTGCACTCAAGTACGACTTGCCAATTAAGCAAGTGATCGCACTTCAAGGCGAATCTCCTATGTTTAATACCACTCGCTGGGAAGATTGGTATGCCCAAAAAGAGGGTGTTGTTTGCTTTAATAGTGCTCAGTTTGACGGTCTATCGCATGAAGAGGCTGTGAGTGCTGTTGCGAAAGAATTAGAAAAGCTTGGTATTGGTGAAATCAAAACCACCTATCGCTTGCGCGATTGGGGAATTTCTCGTCAGCGCTATTGGGGTACCCCAATTCCGATTATTCATTGTGGCGATGAGGGTAATCCTGGTTGTGGAGCTGTGCCTGTTCCAGAGGCAGATCTGCCAGTCGTGTTGCCGGAAGATTGTGTGCCAGATGGCAGCGGTAATCCGTTGAATAAACGCGCGGACTTCTTAAACGTCAAATGTCCGAAGTGCGGTAAGCCTGCGCGCCGTGAAACTGACACCATGGATACCTTTGTAGATTCCTCTTGGTATTTCATGCGCTATACCGGACCCAATGCTAAGACTATGGTCGATGAGCGCAATGAATATTGGATGCCGATGGATCAGTACATTGGCGGCATTGAGCATGCAATTTTGCATTTACTCTATGCGCGCTTCTGGACTAAGGTCATGCGCGATCTCAATCTCATCACGTTTGACGAGCCCTTCCAGAATTTGCTGACCCAAGGTATGGTTCTCAATGAGACTTACTATTCTGAAGATGCTTCGGGTAAAAAGACTTGGCTTAACCCCTTGGATGTGGAATTGGATCTTGATGAAAAGGGTCGTCCGCAAGGCGCCAAGTTGATAGGTGACGCTTCAAATGCACCAGTCATCATTGGTGGTGTTGAGAAGATGTCTAAGAGTAAGAACAATGGCGTTGATCCTCAATCATTAATTGATCAATATGGCGCAGATACTGCGCGTTTATTCGTGATGTTTGCCGCCCCTCCTGAGCAACAGTTGGAGTGGTCTGGCGCTGGTGTGGATGGCGCCTCTCGTTTCTTGCGTCGGGTCTGGATGTATTCCAACACTCAAGCAGGCGCATTGCGTGACGCTTCTGATAGCTTGCCTAGTAACTTGAGTGATGCTGAAAAAGAACTGCGTCGTGAAGTGCATACGATTTTGAAGCAAGCTAATTTTGACTATCAACGTCGTCAATACAACACGGTGGTTTCTGCGGCGATGAAGATGCTCAATATTCTTGAGCCAATCAAGCTGGATCAGGGTGCCACAATTAGTGCGCCTGTCCTACGTGAATGCTTAAGTATCCTATTGCGCGTTCTCTACCCAGTTGTTCCCCATCTCACTCATGTGTTGTGGAAAGATGTGGGCTATGCCAAGAGCTTTGGCCCATTGCTGGATGCTTCTTGGCCCTCAGTAGATGAAGCGGCCTTGATTCAGACTGAAATTACTTTAATGCTCCAGATTAATGGCAAGTTGCGTGGCGATATTAAGGTACCAGCAGATGCCAGCAAAGAGCAGGTTGAGTCATTGGCCTTACAAAGTGAGCCCGCACAAAAAGCTTTGAATGGCAATTCACCGAAAAAAGTGATTGTAGTGCCCGGTCGTTTGGTCAATATTGTTGCCTAA
- the lptE gene encoding LPS assembly lipoprotein LptE, with amino-acid sequence MSVNHLRRAMLGLIATAPLSGLIACGYRLRGMVDLPFKVIAITGNPSPPLRADLQAAILTGTDAKVAINPKDADLILEITNDINGREILAYNSNGQVSAYRLNIRVGFRAFDLAGAEIVPEAEIYMTRDMDFTVSTVLATDVQIQQFLTLMRKDLAIQILRRVAAAARAPQSRAF; translated from the coding sequence ATGAGCGTAAATCACCTGCGACGTGCAATGCTGGGTTTAATTGCCACAGCACCTCTGAGTGGCTTGATTGCTTGCGGGTATCGCTTGCGGGGCATGGTGGATTTACCATTCAAGGTTATTGCGATTACGGGTAACCCATCTCCACCACTGAGAGCAGACTTGCAGGCAGCGATCTTGACTGGCACCGATGCCAAGGTTGCCATTAATCCCAAAGATGCAGATCTCATCTTGGAAATCACCAACGATATTAATGGTCGTGAGATTTTGGCCTACAACTCCAATGGTCAAGTATCAGCTTATCGCCTCAATATTCGTGTTGGCTTTAGAGCCTTTGATTTAGCTGGAGCAGAAATTGTTCCTGAGGCGGAAATTTACATGACTCGCGATATGGACTTCACAGTTTCAACGGTGTTGGCTACTGATGTTCAGATTCAGCAATTCCTAACTCTCATGCGTAAGGATTTGGCTATTCAAATCTTACGTCGCGTCGCTGCTGCTGCAAGAGCGCCGCAATCAAGAGCTTTCTAG
- the holA gene encoding DNA polymerase III subunit delta, which produces MVKVDALQVHLKSLSSGGAMLPLYVFSGDEPLLMMEAMDQLRSAAKKQNFTEREVLLQERGFDWSALLNAGQTMSLFGDKRLVELRIPTGKPGRDGADALKQFAAQIASQLTGPDGPDTVVCIVLPRLDGKTKTSAWFSALDDAGMAIQIDSLDRSHLPQWISGRLKRQDQEVESGPEGQRALEFIADQVEGNLIAAHQEILKLGLLYPVGKLSEEQIRSSILKVARYNVFELTEAMLAADLARLNRMLDGLKGEGEPLVLILWSVTEELRILSKLKAASDAGESVQNLMRANRIWGNKERLYPAALRRVQPLKLRRAMQVAAGLDRQVKGLYAAELPADPWDGLRLVGNLLR; this is translated from the coding sequence ATGGTTAAAGTTGATGCCTTACAAGTGCACCTCAAGTCCTTGAGTTCTGGTGGCGCTATGTTGCCGCTGTATGTTTTTAGTGGCGATGAGCCGCTGTTGATGATGGAGGCGATGGATCAATTGCGATCCGCTGCCAAGAAACAAAACTTCACTGAACGCGAAGTCTTGTTGCAGGAGCGTGGATTTGATTGGAGTGCTCTTCTGAATGCAGGTCAGACCATGTCTTTGTTTGGAGACAAGCGTTTGGTCGAGTTGCGTATTCCAACCGGTAAGCCTGGGCGCGATGGAGCGGATGCTTTAAAGCAGTTCGCTGCGCAAATTGCCTCTCAGTTAACCGGGCCTGATGGTCCAGATACCGTTGTCTGTATTGTGTTGCCTCGCTTGGATGGCAAGACTAAGACTTCTGCGTGGTTCAGTGCTTTGGACGATGCCGGTATGGCTATTCAGATAGATTCTTTGGATCGCAGTCACTTGCCGCAGTGGATTTCTGGGCGTTTAAAGCGCCAAGATCAAGAGGTGGAGTCCGGCCCTGAAGGGCAGCGCGCGCTTGAATTTATTGCCGATCAAGTAGAGGGTAATTTAATTGCCGCCCATCAAGAAATATTGAAGTTGGGGTTGTTATATCCCGTCGGAAAACTAAGCGAGGAGCAAATTCGCTCATCCATTCTGAAGGTGGCACGCTACAACGTGTTTGAATTGACTGAAGCAATGCTGGCTGCAGATCTGGCTAGGCTCAATCGCATGCTAGATGGCCTCAAAGGTGAGGGCGAGCCGCTGGTATTGATTCTGTGGAGCGTCACCGAAGAGCTTCGGATACTATCTAAATTGAAAGCAGCTAGTGATGCTGGTGAATCTGTGCAGAACTTGATGCGGGCTAACCGAATTTGGGGAAATAAAGAGCGTTTATACCCAGCGGCGTTGAGAAGGGTTCAGCCCCTCAAGCTGCGAAGAGCAATGCAGGTTGCGGCAGGATTGGATCGCCAAGTAAAGGGTTTGTATGCGGCTGAATTGCCTGCCGATCCATGGGATGGTTTGCGTTTAGTTGGAAATTTACTGCGTTAA
- a CDS encoding glutamate-5-semialdehyde dehydrogenase, whose amino-acid sequence MISSIQEMMQDIGMRARVASRAMARASSGQKNQALLHIAKAVRQQSAEIQRVNQVDVERAKGSGQDAAFIDRLTMTPKTIETMALGLEQIVSLDDPIGKISALQKQASGIELGQMRVPLGVIGIIYESRPNVTIDAAALCLKSGNAVILRGGSEAIDSNTLLAQIIQEGLAAAGLPKDAVQVVATTDRSAVGEMITMTQYIDVIVPRGGKSLIARLMAEARVPMIKHLDGICHTYIDADADVAMAVKVCDNAKTQRYAPCNAMETLLVNQDIAQKVLPTLCKIYQDKGVELRVDGLTRKTLEANGFQNLVDAKEEDWQTEYLAPILSIKTVANIDEAMNHIEQYGSKHTDAIITNNKAQADRFLREVDSASVMVNASTRFADGFEYGLGAEIGISNDKLHARGPVGLDGLTSLKYVVMGHGEIRS is encoded by the coding sequence ATGATTTCATCTATTCAAGAAATGATGCAAGACATTGGAATGCGAGCGCGCGTCGCATCGCGGGCAATGGCACGTGCATCAAGTGGGCAAAAGAACCAGGCTTTATTGCATATTGCTAAAGCAGTTCGTCAGCAGAGCGCCGAAATTCAGAGAGTTAATCAAGTCGATGTAGAGCGTGCGAAAGGGAGTGGCCAAGATGCTGCTTTTATTGATCGCCTCACCATGACTCCTAAAACGATTGAAACTATGGCTTTGGGTTTAGAGCAAATAGTTTCCTTGGATGACCCAATTGGAAAAATTTCTGCTTTACAAAAGCAGGCTTCCGGCATTGAGTTAGGTCAGATGCGTGTCCCTTTGGGTGTTATTGGCATCATTTATGAGTCTCGCCCAAACGTCACCATTGATGCGGCAGCATTGTGCTTAAAGTCTGGCAATGCCGTGATCTTACGCGGTGGTTCTGAGGCAATTGATTCAAATACTTTATTAGCTCAGATTATTCAAGAAGGTCTGGCTGCTGCTGGCTTGCCTAAAGATGCTGTGCAGGTGGTGGCTACTACCGATCGTAGCGCCGTCGGTGAAATGATCACGATGACCCAATATATTGATGTGATTGTGCCTCGCGGCGGTAAGAGCTTGATTGCCCGCCTCATGGCTGAAGCACGTGTGCCAATGATTAAACACTTGGATGGTATTTGTCATACTTATATTGATGCCGATGCAGATGTTGCGATGGCGGTGAAGGTGTGTGATAACGCCAAGACGCAACGCTACGCCCCTTGCAATGCGATGGAGACCTTGTTAGTCAATCAAGATATTGCACAGAAAGTCTTGCCAACGCTTTGCAAGATTTATCAAGATAAAGGTGTGGAGTTGCGGGTTGACGGTTTGACACGAAAAACGCTTGAGGCAAATGGTTTTCAGAATCTAGTCGATGCCAAAGAAGAAGATTGGCAAACTGAATACTTGGCTCCCATCTTATCTATTAAGACAGTGGCTAATATCGATGAAGCCATGAATCATATTGAGCAATACGGCAGCAAACATACTGATGCCATTATTACCAATAACAAAGCCCAGGCCGATCGCTTCTTGCGTGAAGTGGATAGTGCTAGCGTGATGGTTAATGCCAGCACTCGCTTTGCAGATGGCTTTGAGTATGGCTTAGGAGCTGAAATCGGTATCTCTAATGACAAATTGCATGCCCGTGGCCCTGTTGGTCTGGATGGCTTGACCTCATTGAAGTATGTGGTTATGGGCCATGGCGAGATTCGGTCATAA
- a CDS encoding CopD family protein, which translates to MSNAYLWVKTFHIVFITSWFAGLFYLPRIFVNLAEEKNSDAYARLLGMADRLFRFMTILAVPAVLLGLTLWLYFGIGAGDVWMHAKLFFVILVAGYHHACLSLLKKFRTGVNRRSGVWFRWFNEVPVILLVIIVALVLFKP; encoded by the coding sequence ATGAGCAATGCCTACCTCTGGGTAAAAACCTTTCACATTGTCTTTATCACCTCTTGGTTCGCCGGTTTGTTTTACCTGCCCAGAATTTTTGTGAACTTGGCCGAAGAGAAAAACTCTGATGCTTATGCCCGTTTATTGGGTATGGCAGATCGCCTCTTTCGCTTTATGACTATCCTTGCTGTGCCAGCGGTACTGCTGGGTTTGACACTATGGCTTTACTTTGGCATTGGTGCTGGCGATGTCTGGATGCATGCCAAATTGTTCTTTGTGATTTTGGTGGCTGGTTATCACCATGCCTGCTTAAGTCTACTTAAGAAGTTTCGCACAGGCGTCAACAGGCGATCTGGCGTTTGGTTTCGTTGGTTTAATGAAGTGCCAGTTATCTTGTTGGTCATTATTGTTGCCTTGGTATTGTTTAAGCCCTAA
- a CDS encoding class I SAM-dependent RNA methyltransferase: MRFFVVCPGGLEVPLAQELAEIARRPECKALGVWVIDPTPTSPTGGVGLAAPISAAMALNLHSRIASRVLLQMAQAPYRQEEDLYKLASGLAWEEWFSSKQTLRVDVTAHRSPLKSLNFATLKIKDAIVDRLRDVTGDRPSIDTAFPDVRVQAHLTATQITIYLDTSGEALFKRGWRDEKGDAPLKENLAAGILSITSWKPGQTLFDPMCGSGTFLIEAAQIALAVPPGAIRAGMYGDDAKPSRLAYRPLVTSAHGFGFQRLKPFNETAEQKRWVDLKEAALALMLENRKQYPSVDALKISGGDINEKLVSMFKGNWQRAQLPDQPVVRQVDALAAKAPGNLSEGVMLLNPPYGERLVIKGGRGQDRTSSEDANYDDEPDNRFELNLETGRQSAKRSSRESLKKLQAQEEQDPKFVEFLRQFGQHLKEDFGGWNIFVLTADMALPGQLRIKESKRTPLFNGPLECRLFKFEMHAKRPA, encoded by the coding sequence ATGAGATTTTTTGTTGTTTGTCCAGGCGGTTTAGAAGTGCCGCTTGCCCAGGAGCTAGCAGAGATTGCTAGACGCCCAGAATGTAAGGCATTAGGAGTATGGGTAATTGATCCTACGCCCACTAGCCCTACTGGTGGTGTTGGTCTTGCTGCACCGATTTCTGCTGCAATGGCGCTGAACTTGCATTCCCGTATTGCGAGTCGGGTGTTATTGCAAATGGCTCAAGCACCTTATCGACAAGAAGAGGACTTGTATAAATTGGCGAGCGGATTGGCGTGGGAGGAGTGGTTTAGTTCAAAGCAGACTTTACGAGTGGATGTGACAGCACATCGCTCCCCATTAAAGAGTTTAAATTTTGCAACTCTCAAAATTAAAGATGCCATCGTTGACCGTTTACGTGATGTAACTGGTGACCGTCCTAGTATCGATACTGCGTTCCCGGACGTGCGAGTGCAGGCCCATTTAACAGCTACTCAAATCACGATTTATTTGGATACTTCGGGTGAAGCATTATTTAAGCGGGGCTGGCGCGATGAAAAGGGTGACGCACCCCTGAAGGAAAACTTAGCAGCAGGTATCTTGTCGATTACCTCTTGGAAGCCGGGTCAGACTTTATTTGATCCTATGTGCGGTAGTGGCACCTTCCTGATTGAGGCTGCGCAGATAGCCTTAGCTGTTCCACCGGGCGCTATTCGTGCGGGGATGTATGGTGATGATGCCAAGCCAAGTCGATTGGCTTATCGCCCTTTAGTGACATCTGCTCATGGCTTTGGGTTTCAAAGGCTTAAGCCGTTTAATGAAACTGCCGAGCAAAAGCGCTGGGTAGATCTGAAAGAAGCGGCGCTTGCTTTGATGCTAGAAAATCGTAAGCAATATCCAAGTGTCGATGCTCTGAAAATATCCGGTGGTGATATCAACGAGAAATTAGTATCAATGTTCAAAGGCAATTGGCAAAGAGCCCAATTACCCGATCAGCCGGTAGTGCGTCAAGTTGATGCATTGGCGGCCAAAGCCCCAGGTAATCTTAGCGAGGGTGTTATGTTATTAAATCCCCCTTATGGCGAGCGTCTGGTTATTAAAGGCGGACGTGGCCAGGATCGCACTTCTAGTGAAGACGCTAATTACGATGACGAGCCTGATAATCGTTTTGAATTGAACTTGGAGACTGGTCGTCAAAGTGCTAAGCGTTCAAGTCGTGAGTCTTTGAAGAAACTTCAAGCTCAAGAAGAGCAGGATCCAAAGTTTGTGGAGTTTTTGCGTCAATTTGGTCAGCACCTCAAAGAAGATTTTGGCGGCTGGAATATCTTTGTGTTGACGGCAGATATGGCTTTGCCAGGTCAGCTACGCATTAAAGAATCTAAGCGCACACCTCTATTTAATGGTCCTTTGGAGTGCCGTTTATTCAAGTTTGAAATGCATGCCAAGCGACCAGCTTAA
- a CDS encoding rubredoxin: MEFKTYMCLICGWVYDEAAGLPDEGIAPGTLWKDVPMNWTCPECGARKEDFEMMAI; encoded by the coding sequence ATGGAATTTAAAACATATATGTGTTTGATCTGCGGTTGGGTTTATGACGAAGCCGCTGGTTTACCTGATGAAGGTATTGCACCGGGAACGCTTTGGAAAGATGTCCCCATGAATTGGACTTGCCCAGAGTGCGGGGCCCGTAAAGAAGATTTTGAAATGATGGCAATTTAA
- the hemL gene encoding glutamate-1-semialdehyde 2,1-aminomutase, producing MAKVDQNAVLFERAQKTIPGGVNSPVRAFRQVGGVPRFVTKANGPYFWDANGQRYIDLIMSWGPMIAGHANPEVVAAVQKAAETSFSYGAPTEGEVELAERICALMPSVEQVRMVSSGTEATMSALRLARGYTGRDLIIKFEGCYHGHADSLLVKAGSGLLTFADSTQNAPSSGGVPQDLVKHTLVLPYNDVAAIEEVFKKQGDQVAAVIIEPIAGNMNLIQPSKEFLSAIRSLTSKYGSVLIYDEVMTGFRVALGGAQSLQGITPDLTCLGKVMGGGMPMAAFGGKKEIMSKLAPLGNVYQAGTLSGNPVAVAAGLKTLEIISREGFYECLIGQTEKLMAGLKQAADKANVPFAVDSVGGMFGFYFADQVPTTFEAVTKTNIDAFKKFFHLMLDEGVYLAPSAYEAGFTSIAHDNAVVDAIIAAAEKSFKKL from the coding sequence ATGGCAAAAGTAGATCAAAACGCAGTTTTATTTGAGCGTGCACAAAAGACGATCCCTGGGGGTGTTAACTCCCCGGTACGAGCTTTTCGTCAGGTAGGCGGAGTTCCGCGTTTTGTCACTAAAGCTAATGGCCCTTATTTTTGGGATGCCAACGGTCAGCGCTATATAGACTTGATTATGTCTTGGGGTCCGATGATTGCGGGCCATGCCAATCCCGAAGTGGTAGCTGCAGTTCAAAAAGCTGCCGAAACCAGTTTTAGTTATGGCGCGCCTACTGAGGGTGAAGTTGAATTAGCTGAGCGCATTTGCGCATTGATGCCAAGCGTTGAACAAGTACGTATGGTTTCTAGCGGAACTGAAGCAACAATGAGTGCTTTGCGTCTGGCTCGCGGTTACACTGGCCGTGACTTAATTATTAAGTTTGAGGGTTGCTATCACGGCCATGCCGATAGCCTCTTGGTCAAAGCAGGCTCAGGCTTACTTACCTTTGCGGACTCTACTCAAAATGCGCCTTCTTCTGGTGGCGTTCCGCAGGATTTGGTGAAACACACTTTAGTGCTGCCATATAACGATGTAGCGGCTATTGAAGAAGTGTTTAAAAAACAGGGCGATCAAGTTGCTGCGGTCATTATTGAGCCTATTGCTGGCAATATGAATCTCATTCAGCCTTCAAAAGAATTTTTATCAGCCATTCGAAGCTTGACGAGTAAGTATGGCAGCGTCTTAATCTATGACGAAGTGATGACTGGTTTCAGGGTTGCCTTAGGTGGCGCTCAATCCTTGCAGGGCATCACCCCTGATCTCACTTGCCTTGGTAAGGTCATGGGCGGCGGTATGCCTATGGCGGCGTTTGGTGGCAAGAAAGAGATTATGTCTAAGCTAGCTCCGCTGGGTAATGTTTATCAGGCGGGTACTTTATCCGGCAACCCAGTAGCAGTTGCTGCAGGCCTAAAAACTTTAGAGATTATTTCTCGCGAAGGTTTCTACGAATGCTTGATTGGCCAAACAGAAAAGTTGATGGCGGGTTTAAAACAAGCTGCAGATAAGGCCAACGTTCCTTTTGCTGTGGACAGCGTTGGCGGTATGTTTGGCTTTTACTTTGCCGATCAAGTGCCAACTACTTTTGAAGCGGTTACGAAAACCAATATTGATGCGTTTAAGAAATTCTTTCATCTGATGTTAGATGAAGGTGTTTATCTGGCGCCTTCAGCTTATGAAGCTGGCTTTACATCCATTGCACATGACAATGCTGTGGTCGATGCCATCATTGCTGCTGCTGAGAAATCATTCAAAAAACTTTAA
- a CDS encoding symmetrical bis(5'-nucleosyl)-tetraphosphatase, whose translation MSKIYAIGDVQGCAPSLKALVKKLPQKSKMIFLGDLVNRGPDSLGALRQLKSLQESGRAECILGNHDLHLLAIDAGLRKSKGLDTIEPILLAPDRRELIHWIRNRPMALSNGNVLTVHAGVLPQWDLQQTIECAQEVEKTLRGKSYKDFLANMYGNTPNQWSKSLKGYERLRVITNTLTRMRFCTPTGKMEFESKEGLEQGPKGYIPWFKVPSRKTQDVLTYFGHWSTLGLLRQDNVIGLDTGCVWGGKLTALEISSSNKDSKNLEIIQVSGYDHPLRM comes from the coding sequence ATGAGCAAGATCTACGCCATAGGCGATGTGCAGGGCTGTGCGCCCTCCCTCAAAGCCCTCGTTAAAAAACTTCCCCAAAAATCAAAGATGATTTTTTTGGGAGACTTGGTTAATCGCGGCCCTGATTCTCTTGGCGCATTACGCCAACTAAAATCCCTACAGGAGTCGGGTCGCGCTGAATGCATCCTTGGCAATCATGACCTACACCTCCTAGCAATCGATGCAGGACTTCGCAAATCGAAAGGTCTGGATACCATAGAACCCATACTGTTGGCGCCAGATCGCAGAGAACTCATTCATTGGATTCGAAACCGTCCAATGGCGCTTAGTAACGGCAATGTTTTAACTGTGCATGCGGGCGTCCTGCCACAATGGGACTTACAGCAAACGATTGAATGCGCGCAAGAAGTAGAAAAAACTTTACGTGGCAAATCATATAAAGATTTTCTAGCCAATATGTATGGCAATACACCAAATCAATGGAGCAAATCTCTGAAAGGTTATGAACGCCTACGCGTCATTACCAACACCTTAACCAGGATGCGTTTCTGCACACCAACTGGAAAAATGGAATTTGAAAGCAAGGAAGGCCTAGAGCAAGGCCCTAAAGGCTATATCCCTTGGTTCAAGGTACCCAGCAGAAAAACCCAGGACGTCCTCACCTATTTTGGCCACTGGTCTACATTGGGCTTATTGCGTCAAGACAATGTGATTGGACTGGATACCGGCTGCGTGTGGGGTGGGAAGCTCACTGCTCTGGAGATTTCAAGCTCCAATAAAGACTCCAAAAATCTAGAAATTATTCAGGTGAGTGGCTATGACCACCCACTCCGAATGTAA